A window from Branchiostoma floridae strain S238N-H82 chromosome 16, Bfl_VNyyK, whole genome shotgun sequence encodes these proteins:
- the LOC118403419 gene encoding SCO-spondin-like, producing MGCTATCGFAPAYRMRDCACPRPANGGQLCAGFNLPPMVSNNYTASQVEFGACDIPTSCPIDGNWGEWGPWSGCGNCTAGSEVRERMCDSPAAQHGGIPCVGNHTASRPCYVDPILCDITCAEGQEYLCKSGPRTCADIQDHNDFEEGDTCTYECGCPDGQVLRDGTCVDRAECPCRYRLIEEPNFVPTTENNGTEWFIVEEGEVISYECNECTCLMGQLTCTNFECTVDGNWSPWSPWTNCTVDCGSGVQYRHRSCDDPPPANGGQACAGLAVEELSCNENPCPVNGGPGPWSFWSACSAMCGIGTKTRTRQCNNPAPANGGDQCSETLFEQVDCLESVCPGIPTISTTCADYEMYTLVYSTPSLVSGATTQASVLTTSAQATTPLYIPTTPPPSPCADSQFTCVSGECLSSSQVCDGTADCTDGSDEDNCVDCIHGQWGSWSDCSLTCGQGVATRNRGITQPAQTGGAECSGPFTESKNCFTSACPVDGGWSQWTPWSDCDADCDFGIVHRYRNCTDPPPKNGGNICNGSYHETNLCINEPCGPDCLEKESVTAEDCLAGFDPCSRSCQGLSNDVTCQLTCQEGCYCAEGTYSQNGECVAASECKCIYNGQEYEPGQNITNDCNTCVCENGYMSCTEEDCAVDCGWSVWSIWTPCDKTCGAGIQQRYRSGSNPPASNGGLPCEGNTVDTKDCFVNTCPGTPAHWGEWAPWSACTATCDGGERIRTRSCVRYEDTPVTSNCPGNTTETMSCNLQDCQEECLDDKVWKECGNCPRTCLDLQEGVACEEDCVPGCYCPDGSVLQDDVCVSYAECRCTVNINGEVEEVQPGDTIVKNECENCTCENSQLVCEVANCSVHGEWSPWTPWSTCTATCIAEDGSVPYQIRHRECNNPEPAGYGEYCDGQDSQIQNCGTLRCPIDGEWSPWSPWSGCEDPCTDGSQYRFRTCNDPAPEYDGADCEGNTRVQTKECDEPCTPEECPYTSTWVSAEDCGNSCPRTCAELSAQVMCDTAECSGYCRCDGDKFFQNGECVVPEQCLCLYNGEFYQPGQTYSVNDCQNCTCINGNMDCTEYNCPIDGNWSPWSEWSECSEPCDGGIRRKYRNCNSPAPHNGGKLCEGPEIATAICNTQCCDAPGPNWSEWSQWTICTSSCESGVQNRFRCCNESMPFANCTGESTEERLCNTGACVYDGNWGPWGPWSDCSVTCGTSLIARYRGCNNPPPSNGGSYCVGLSSHVQTCGIPSCETDTVCANISMSYYDECGPTGRPKTCQDLYTYFWTCEAGCYCPEGYVLNEDRTACIEPSECYCVDEETGLNWPPGYVLQRGCNQW from the exons ATGGGCTGTACAGCAACCTGTGGTTTCGCACCTGCTTACAGGATGAGAGA CTGTGCATGTCCAAGGCCAGCAAACGGAGGCCAGCTGTGTGCTGGTTTCAACCTCCCTCCGATGGTCTCTAACAACTACACCGCTAGCCAGGTCGAGTTTGGCGCGTGTGACATCCCAACAAGCTGCCCAA TTGACGGTAACTGGGGAGAGTGGGGTCCGTGGTCAGGCTGTGGAAACTGCACTGCAGGCAGCGAGGTTCGCGAACGAATGTGTGACAGCCCAGCTGCCCAG CATGGAGGCATCCCGTGTGTTGGGAACCACACAGCGTCCAGACCGTGCTACGTGGACCCGATCCTGTGTGACATCACATGTGCTGAGGGACAGGAGTACTTGTGCAAGTCCGGGCCTAGAACGTGTGCCGATATCCAG GACCACAATGACTTTGAGGAAGGAGACACCTGTACGTACGAGTGCGGCTGCCCTGACGGCCAGGTGCTGCGGGATGGAACCTGTGTAGACAGGGCTGAATGTCCCTGCAGATACAGACTCATCGAGGAACCAA ATTTTGTCCCAACTACGGAAAACAACGGCACGGAATGGTTTATTGTTGAGGAGGGAGAAGTCATCAGCTATGAATGTAACGAGTG TACTTGCCTGATGGGACAGTTGACATGCACAAACTTCGAATGCACAG TTGACGGAAACTGGAGCCCGTGGTCACCATGGACCAACTGTACCGTGGACTGCGGCTCCGGTGTGCAGTACCGACACAGGAGCTGCGATGATCCGCCACCCGCAAATGGCGGTCAGGCGTGTGCTGGGCTGGCAGTGGAGGAACTCAGCTGCAATGAGAACCCCTGCCCAG TGAACGGTGGTCCCGGCCCTTGGTCATTCTGGTCGGCATGCTCTGCGATGTGCGGTATCGGTACCAAGACGCGTACCCGGCAGTGCAACAACCCTGCCCCCGCTAACGGTGGTGACCAGTGCTCCGAGACGCTGTTCGAACAGGTGGACTGTCTGGAGAGTGTTTGTCCAGGTA TTCCAACAATTTCTACCACTTGTGCCGACTATGAGATGTACACTCTGGTTTACTCTACACCAAGTCTGGTGTCTGGAG CCACCACACAGGCAAGTGTACTGACCACATCTGCCCAAGCCACAACACCTCTGTACATCCCAACCACACCACCCCCGTCTCCCTGTGCGGACAGTCAGTTCACCTGCGTGTCAGGGGAGTGTCTGAGTAGTAGCCAGGTGTGCGACGGTACGGCTGACTGTACTGACGGCTCAGACGAAGACAACTGCG TTGACTGCATCCACGGCCAGTGGGGAAGCTGGAGCGACTGTTCCCTAACTTGCGGCCAGGGCGTGGCCACCAGGAACCGCGGCATTACACAGCCTGCACAGACAGGAGGCGCGGAGTGTTCCGGACCGTTCACTGAGAGCAAGAACTGCTTCACATCTGCCTGCCCAG TTGACGGAGGTTGGTCCCAGTGGACACCATGGAGCGACTGTGATGCGGACTGCGATTTTGGAATCGTCCACAGATACAG AAACTGCACGGATCCACCACCTAAGAACGGAGGTAACATCTGCAATGGTTCTTACCACGAGACGAACCTCTGCATCAATGAGCCATGTGGACCAG ATTGTCTTGAGAAGGAATCAGTGACAGCTGAAGACTGTCTTGCTGGGTTCGATCCCTGCTCAAGAAGCTGCCAGGGCCTCAGCAACGACGTGACTTGTCAGCTGACGTGCCAAGAAG GCTGCTACTGTGCCGAGGGAACGTACAGTCAAAATGGTGAATGTGTGGCGGCATCGGAGTGCAAATGTATCTACAACGGACAAGAGTACGAACCTGGCCAAAACATCACCAATGACTGCAACACATG TGTTTGTGAGAATGGATACATGAGCTGCACTGAAGAAGACTGTGCTG TTGACTGTGGCTGGTCTGTTTGGAGCATCTGGACTCCGTGTGACAAGACATGTGGGGCTGGTATCCAGCAGAGATACAG GTCTGGAAGTAACCCCCCTGCAAGCAATGGTGGTCTGCCATGTGAAGGCAACACTGTGGACACAAAGGATTGCTTTGTAAACACCTGCCCAG GAACCCCGGCTCACTGGGGCGAGTGGGCGCCATGGTCTGCCTGCACGGCCACTTGTGACGGTGGGGAGAGGATCAGGACCAGGAGCTGTGTGCGGTACGAGGACACCCCGGTCACTTCCAACTGCCCCGGCAACACCACCGAAACCATGTCCTGCAACCTCCAGGACTGCCAGG AGGAATGTCTGGATGATAAGGTGTGGAAGGAATGTGGAAACTGTCCCAGGACATGTCTGGACCTGCAGGAGGGTGTAGCCTGTGAGGAGGACTGCGTTCCCGGCTGCTACTGCCCCGACGGCTCGGTCCTGCAAGATGACGTCTGCGTCTCATATGCAGAATGTCGCTGCACGGTCAACATCAACG GTGAAGTGGAGGAAGTGCAACCAGGTGATACTATAGTCAAGAACGAGTGTGAGAACTG CACCTGTGAAAATTCCCAACTTGTCTGTGAGGTAGCCAACTGCTCTG TGCACGGGGAGTGGAGTCCATGGACCCCCTGGTCTACCTGCACAGCAACGTGCATCGCTGAGGACGGCAGTGTGCCATACCAAATAAG ACATCGTGAGTGCAACAACCCCGAACCGGCTGGATACGGAGAATATTGTGACGGACAGGACAGTCAGATTCAGAACTGTGGAACACTCAGATGTCCAA TTGATGGAGAGTGGTCTCCGTGGAGCCCGTGGTCCGGTTGTGAAGACCCGTGTACGGACGGTTCTCAGTACCGGTTCCGTACGTGCAACGATCCCGCTCCGGAGTACGACGGCGCCGACTGCGAGGGCAACACCCGCGTACAGACCAAGGAGTGTGACGAACCCTGCACTCCAG AGGAGTGTCCCTACACGAGCACATGGGTTTCCGCAGAGGATTGTGGGAACTCCTGTCCACGTACCTGCGCCGAGCTCAGCGCACAG GTTATGTGTGACACCGCTGAGTGTTCCGGCTACTGCCGCTGTGACGGAGACAAGTTCTTCCAGAACGGAGAGTGTGTGGTACCAGAGCAGTGTCTGTGTCTCTATAACGGCGAGTTCTACCAGCCAGGGCAGACGTACTCTGTCAACGACTGCCAGAACTG CACCTGCATCAATGGAAACATGGACTGCACGGAGTACAACTGCCCAA TTGACGGGAACTGGTCGCCATGGTCCGAATGGAGCGAGTGTTCCGAGCCGTGCGACGGAGGCATCCGCAGAAA GTACCGCAACTGTAACAGCCCTGCTCCACACAATGGAGGGAAGCTTTGTGAAGGCCCCGAGATCGCGACCGCTATCTGCAATACACAGTGCTGTGACG CTCCTGGGCCCAATTGGAGTGAGTGGTCCCAGTGGACCATTTGCACATCGTCCTGCGAGTCCGGCGTACAGAATCGCTTCCGCTGCTGCAACGAGAGCATGCCGTTCGCCAACTGTACCGGGGAGAGCACTGAGGAGAGGCTCTGTAATACCGGGGCGTGTGTCT ATGATGGAAACTGGGGACCGTGGGGTCCTTGGTCCGATTGCTCAGTAACATGCGGCACGTCCCTTATTGCTCGGTACCGAGGATGCAACAACCCCCCTCCCTCTAACGGGGGCAGCTACTGTGTGGGCCTGTCCAGCCATGTCCAGACCTGCGGCATCCCTAGCTGTGAAACAG ATACCGTGTGTGCAAACATCAGCATGTCTTACTATGACGAGTGCGGCCCTACCGGCCGCCCCAAGACCTGCCAGGACCTTTACACGTACTTCTGGACATGCGAGGCCGGCTGTTACTGCCCGGAAGGATAT GTACTAAACGAGGACAGGACTGCGTGTATTGAACCGTCCGAGTGTTACTGTGTGGACGAGGAAACCGGTTTGAACTGGCCACCTGGATACGTCCTACAGAGAGGATGTAACCAATGGTAG
- the LOC118403420 gene encoding SCO-spondin-like — translation MVYRCVPGCSCPEGLVLNEEGDCVEMAECPCIFVNPFESDELQVHVAGTVLNVDCNNCTCVNGLFGCPPDFCAQDCSWNPWESWVECSQSWGVGMTTRPGTYPQPVTFNGLPSWAALPENTDIETCNPHACSVVGEWSPWGPWSDCSSTCGVEGYAYRNRSCDNPPPKNDGQTCPGDSVEVKVCSSLPCECVNVTVNYTLPNAPSSNLTDCCPPDMIHSECANRCGQRCSDVQLGATCIEDVEECQPGCLCPDPYVWHSGLQQCVTADICYCVVPGDDTIYEEGEVIQVGCNNCTCTLGQFECGDEPCPVDCGWSAWSPWSICSATCGNGTQSRYRSPNNPSAANGGQPCEPAATEEIQPCSADDCPLVCDWLGEVVPVGGTVVVDCRECICMEDGSVVCYDVEPSCSRK, via the exons ATGGTTTATC gtTGCGTTCCGGGTTGCAGCTGTCCCGAAGGGCTTGTGTTAAACGAGGAAGGGGACTGCGTTGAGATGGCCGAGTGCCCCTGCATATTTGTGAACCCATTTGAAT CTGACGaactacaagtacatgtagccgGGACCGTCCTAAATGTGGACTGCAATAACTG TACTTGTGTGAACGGCCTTTTTGGGTGCCCCCCCGACTTTTGTGCCCAGGACTGCTCGTGGAACCCCTGGGAGTCCTGGGTGGAATGTTCCCAGTCCTGGGGGGTTGGCATGACAACCCGGCCCGGGACATACCCACAGCCAGTTACTTTTAACGGACTGCCGAGCTGGGCAGCCTTGCCGGAAAACACCGACATAGAAACTTGCAACCCCCATGCCTGTTCGG TTGTTGGTGAGTGGAGCCCGTGGGGCCCATGGTCGGACTGTAGCTCCACGTGCGGGGTGGAGGGCTATGCCTACCGTAACCGCTCCTGTGACAATCCGCCGCCCAAGAACGACGGCCAAACCTGCCCGGGAGACAGCGTAGAAGTGAAAGTTTGCTCCTCTCTACCGTGTG AATGTGTGAATGTGACTGTGAACTACACACTTCCCAACGCACCGAGCTCCAACCTGACCGACTGCTGTCCTCCCGACATGATCCACTCAGAATGTGCCAACCGATGTGGACAAAG ATGCTCCGATGTCCAGCTTGGTGCCACGTGTATAGAAGATGTAGAGGAGTGCCAGCCCGGGTGCTTGTGTCCGGACCCGTACGTGTGGCACTCGGGCCTGCAGCAGTGTGTCACAGCGGACATCTGTTACTGTGTAGTACCCGGCGACGACACGATATACGAGGAAGGAGAGGTCATACAAGTTGGCTGTAATAACTG CACCTGCACGCTGGGCCAGTTTGAGTGCGGGGACGAGCCATGCCCGGTGGACTGTGGCTGGAGCGCCTGGTCACCCTGGTCCATCTGCAGCGCTACGTGTGGTAACGGCACACAGAGCAGATACAG ATCTCCCAACAACCCGTCAGCCGCTAACGGAGGCCAGCCGTGCGAGCCCGCCGCGACTGAGGAGATCCAGCCGTGCTCTGCAGACGACTGTCCGctggtctgtgattggctgGGAGAGGTCGTACCCGTGGGAGGAACAGTCGTTGTGGACTGCCGCGAATG TATCTGTATGGAGGACGGGAGCGTGGTCTGCTATGACGTCGAGCCGTCCTGCAGTCGTAAGTAA